The Solidesulfovibrio fructosivorans JJ] genome includes the window GCGCCTCGATGCGGCCGAGGGCGGCCTTGAGGCCCCGCTCCTCGTCTTCCGTCACATCGACGAAGACCTCGGCGGCGTAACGCCGCACCAGCGGCACGAGGTTTTGCACCAGCGCCTCGCCGGCCGGGGTCAGAAAAATGCGCTGGCTGCGGCGGTCCCGGCTGTCGCGGCGGCGCACGAGCAGCTTTTTCGCCTCCAGGCGGTCCAGGATGCGGGTGATGGTGGTCTTGTCCTTGACCGAGCGTTCGCCCAGGCCGCACTGGGTCAGCCCCTGGGTCTCGAACAGGCGGTAGAGCACCACCCACTGCTCCGGGGTCACGTCGCAGCCGGCGGCCACAAACCGCCGCCGAAGCCCCATCTTGAGCCTGGCGGCGGCATGGCCGATGGCGTAGCCCA containing:
- a CDS encoding MarR family winged helix-turn-helix transcriptional regulator, with amino-acid sequence MDDAFYFDMDNAVGYAIGHAAARLKMGLRRRFVAAGCDVTPEQWVVLYRLFETQGLTQCGLGERSVKDKTTITRILDRLEAKKLLVRRRDSRDRRSQRIFLTPAGEALVQNLVPLVRRYAAEVFVDVTEDEERGLKAALGRIEA